agtgtcagtgcagtcaggacatgaataattatcatcaaaatcagagagagatggaaaatcaagtgcaaataattcagaacaactctcatcaactaattcagaaatcaactcaatgttaaaaaccgaatgctcctccacggggtgtttcatggcatcaaagatattaaattttgcgacgatgtcaccaaattccatggacatggttccatcatcaacatcaacttttgtcttcgccgttttcatgaaaggtctgcctaagatgatgggagctctgcttgacttagtttctccttccatgtccagaatgtagaaatctgcaggaaaaattaaatcgttaacttgaatgaggacgtcttccactatgccggtaggacgtgcattgctcctgttcgccagttgaacgattaaacctgtatgctgcatgggaccaaggcaaaggttattataaatagaagtaggcataacattaatgcccgctcctaaatcaagcaaacaattatcaaatttcttatccccggtggtacaaggaatagtaaaagttcccgggtccttgcacttttgtggcaagacctgagagatggccgaaacactttgttcgggctgaatgaaagcagagatgcttcttcccaagttgactctgtcacttcctttcaattttctcttgtttgtacagagatccttcagaaactttgcataccttggaacttgcttaatcacatcaagaagcggaatgttTACCGTTACTTTCCTAAACATatccagaatttctttttctttgtctccctcctcaattcttttatttttcagaactctatgtgggaaaggaactggtggcacataatccttttctttatttttttcagttccgaccacaacagaagaaggagaagaaagctcagctggagaaggttcagatggagaaagttcagaagttacctcaatgaattttttattcttttcagggGCTGTTTCTGTAACTTTTCCAGATCGCAAAGAAATAGCactcacattagcattaccattcggattgacaacagtttgtgctggaagttggtttgaaccttgagcttgcatattatttatttgagtagtaagttgtcccatctgtgtggtcaaggtctgaatgctagtgtcggttctttgttgaaactgaagtttgttcacggccatttgcttaacaagatcttccaaggatggtccggaagtagtagctggaggggtgtgatgtggctgaggtaatggaacggtgagctgttgttgggaaggctgctgatttccatatcggaggttgggatgattcctccaattggggtgatatttgttggtagacaagtcaggggtgttgttgtacctgttctggttgtaaaggttggctgcataagcttgaggcagctcggtaacagtatcatctttcagaagaggacaagtatcagtggggtgatcatgagctgtacaaatgccacatacagttgctgtttgaggtttcgctactgcaagttgtttaactaaagcggtcagctcatcaagtctggtttctaaagctctgttcgaggaaccttgaatttgatgtacaccctaggtctggacagaattggttcgagtggtgaactgctgggaatttaaggacatattttcaatgagggctctggcagcagctggagttttgtcaacaagtgctccaccactagcagcatcaagaatgtttctatccataggtaacaacccctcgtaaaagtactgaatgagaagttgttcggtaatctgatgttgaggacagcttgaaactaacttcttgaacctatcccagtactcagccaatgactcgttatcttgtctaataccacaaatctcttttcggattgaagcagctctagatGCAGGAAAATATCGCTCCAAAAACACTCTCTTtagagcattccagcttgtgattgaattcggttcgagatcatatatccagtccttcgctgcaccctgcaaagaaaaaggaaaagcacgaagtttgatatgatcttcagtgatcccttcaggcttcaatggtgtagagcacaccacctggaattccttcaaatgtttgtgtggatcctcacctacaagaccattaaactttggcaacaagtgtattaaacccgattttaattcaaaaggaacagcaacagcatcatattcaatacacaagccattataattaacatcaggggctgcaagttgccttagagttctattttcagccatttcaaaagcaaattcagaatcagaatcaaacaaattatgcaaataatcagactcagaatcagactcagctatggtcggtgaaggtgaactattgctagcctggcctgctctacgaagtgtgtgcaaggttctctctacctcaggatcaaaagcaacaagttcaggacaggaagacctagtagccaggactagtgcacaacaatgcagcaacaatcgtgaaaatgccaactatgtccctaaaacaacacaatgaagcaaatcgattaaaaataattcaaaaaaataaactgacaccaaaaataatctaatgacgtaaaaataaaattttgaaatttttttcggaatttttcgactctatgaaaacagaaaataaatcattaaaaatagaaaaacgatgaatttggcgattttggggtcgaattcccttacctttttagagtaagggagtattgatcgcacgatttttctacttccagtaggcaaaaacagtttacaatcgaatacaattttttgcaaaaactgatttttttttccGATTCTAAACGCGGACTGaccaaaaccgtgaggaaactacggcctaaacgcacaaacaataaatctaagactctaaaatcagttaatattcacaagaatccccggcaacggcgccaatttgatccgctgtcgcacgcgggtcaaaaacgagttaatttgtaaaactgtagtaacgacggtaacggtaactcgagtatcgtctctcaaggattcctatTCTTATTAACCAATGTAAAATCGAATTTGGGGGGGGAGTTGGTTCAGTTTCGAATTACAGAAAAaaatgcttaaaataagtgattctgaaaataagctgttttgaaaataagtgattatgggataagccaatctaccgattcagttcctaccaatcatcgattattataattttactatcctaagcggattccatTCCTCACTATACCaattttgtcttttagcagcacccctactaaagcgcttttagcaaaaagcgctggtataggttgcgctaaaaacaaaataaaaaaacacgctaaaaaagcgctcttataggctggggtacgaaagcgctttcaaaaagcgctcttatagtggggtggtacgaaagcgctttctgaaagcgctcttatagggggcttatgaaagcgctttcaaaagcgctcttatagggggtggggtacaagagcgcttttatcctaaaaagcgctggtatagccttagttacgaaagcgcttttcaaaagcgctgtcataccctttttaaaattaaaattttttaaaaaaattatactaaacGCGCTTCATCGTTTCCAAATCCCTAATTTCTTCATTGCTGCCCACAGAAAACTAAAAATCTTTGAACTCAGAAAACTCAGAAAATTGTTTCATCTGAAAATCGAATTCAAATCGTTTCCATCGTTCGCTTTCTCCTTCTGATTAGGGCTTCCGAACTTGCTCTTCTCACTCTGGGCTTCTGAACTCGTTCTTCTCACTCTGGGCTTCCGAACTCGCTCTTCTCACTCAGTATTCTTCTCAGGTATTCTCTTCGCATCTGGGTTTCGTGTTCTTTTTGTTCATGTAACATTTCTTATCTAGATTTATCTTTATTAGAAATTGCATACATTTTTCTCCCTTAAATTTTCCTTTCCGATACATAACTAGATTAATCAATACTGGGTTTTACTTGTCaattgcaaaaataaaaaattgttgacCACTTGTTGAATCTTGTAATGTTCTGAAGTTGTATATTTCAAAGTGTTTAGTTTGCTTCATGTTATttgaaattaagaaaaaaatatgttTGTGCTTGCTGTATATGCATCTTAGTTGTAGTTCAGAATGGAATTTTACTGCTGCTAAGGTTTTAGATTGTTCTAGAGAATAAAGATTTTACAAAAACTAGTTTTTTCCACTGAGATGtactttttttttatgttgatttttatctctttgattgtattattatataaataaaattgcacATTCCTATACTTCACTAATGCAGCCAGTGGTTTCTTCTAGATGACCAATTTTTCTGTCAAATATCTTACTGTTAATGAACAATCTTTGATATTTGAAGTTTGCATTACATGCTCAAATCTATTAATTTGTGAGAAATTCACTTTTATGATACTGTGCCGGATAGTTTTAATTCCATTACTTTAATGTTTATGTTGATAGAAAAAAACCCGATTATGATATAGTTGGTTTTGAGAGAAACTGCTTTTAGAACTTTTTAAAACCAAATCTAATATTTGGTCCAATTTGGGTTGGTCTAAGAACCATGCACATCCCTGGCCAGAGAAACCGTgacaatttttcttttcttattttaagaaCTTACCTTTCCTTCTCTTGTATAGCTCACTATTGAAAACATAGATCCATGGCATCTCCTTTCATAATTGTTAGCATCTATGCAATTGCAATCCAATTTAATCTGATTACCGTTTGTACAAAATTATAATCTATTACATTCATCTTattcattgatttttcttttccACATCTTTTATCAACATGTTTTTCTGCAATGCACGGTTGCAACTTGTTATATGAGTTTTTCTTTGTAATTGCTCTTTTTTTTACAGTATCATTTTTTATGAATGGCTGCATTATTATTGAGAAACCGTTACACATCGTCGGTACACAATTTGTTCACCAATGCTCTTCGTCgttagggttagggttagggatttttttaagctatggatTGTGTTAGTTTGTGAGTTTACTTGAATAATTTTTCCATAAATTGTGTTAGTTTGTGAGTTTACTTGAATTTGAATGCATTTGACATAAgttagggttagggttagggatttttttaagctatggattatgacctaatttttatattcttcaattaagttttttattttatattttttaggaatatctttgctagataggggttacttgtgaagagtgaaagtttgatctcattcaagaaGTTGCTTtctactatacaggtaattaattgttctctctcgccaaagtaatatgctgcgttttattgcttctgattcattccgtgtatcctttgcgttttgacagaaacgcattataccgttctgttccttaataattagttatttttgtttagcttaattaattaagacatgagtgtaatactcattattccgacatgtggaatattctctgatttttaagtgatgaacttactaactttgtaacttttagattatattaagtaatactcattattccgacatgtggaatattcttgatgtcaatttcgttaatcgttaagtgatgaacttactaactttgtgaattgaattcgccataggggttacttgtgaagagtgaaagtttgaccgtttttgtttagcttaattaagacatggataagacatggatgaattcaaaccgattgtcgaaagagtacgagaaaggggtatgggaattcgctgagtttgcggttgcgcactccgaagacccgcttcgaatgccgtgtccttgcttgggttgctgttatgggggtaaggttgacgggaaacagttgggatcccatttactacggtttggaattgatagaagttatacatgttggacaatgcatggtgagaaaagtaacgggaatgctgagtcgagttgtaataggaagtatgcttcaaacgacgattgcacagacacatacgattgcgatcgagtcgaagagattgcagaagcgcttgaagaagatcttgcggattgtcccaaaatgtttgagaggttggtaagcgatgcagagaaaccgttgtatgatggttgttcaaaattcacaagattgtctgcggtgttaaagttgtacaacttaaaggcggacaatggatggtcggataaaagtttcacagagttattagcccttatgaaagatatgctaccagaggataatgttcttcccaatcgaacgtatgaagcgaaaaagatgttgtcctctattggcatgagctatgataagatacatgcatgtccaaacgattgcgttttgtttcaaaacgagtatgcagcgttgaatgagtgtcctaaatgtggtgcccctcgatataagaaaaagttgtctcctgctaaagtcttatggtattttcctataattccgagatttagacgcatgtatcgtagtgagaccgattcaagacacttgacttggcatgcagatgaaagaattattgatggaaagttgcgacatccggcagactcaccacaatggatgaaagttgatactgattatcctgaatttggaaaagaagcaagaaaccttcggttgtcattgtctactgatggaatgaacccgcatggtattcaaagtatctcgcatagcacatggcctgtgattcttatgatctataacctacctccgtggctatgtatgaagcgtaagtacatgatgttatctatgctaatttctgggcctaaacaaccagggaatgacatagacgtatattggtacacttgttcgtatgcatattccggtctccacagctaaatggaatctgaaaagcgaagagttggatgcggaaaaaaaaaagcaatttgggacgagcttcaggtatatatcatatatggttaattgttgttattatcttgacgataaattgtttaaattacttatactaacacactatgcgtatgtttttttgcagaggacttttgagataccagatgatcgtaaacgctacatacttagtttggccggcaaaagatatagagggtggaaagcctttttgacaaacacctatcttaaggataaagatggaaactttcttgaggaggcaccgggacggccaaaaaagtatgagatcttcattggtgaaaaagattgggctgagtttgtaaatcaaagagatgaagattttcggaaaaggagtgccacgaatagtgcgagagcatccaaacccgcgtatccatacaaaaaagggcgtatgggatatgcacgcttagaggataaacttgtaagtaaatagaaatgcattttaattaattgtctaaatgtgttttatttgacgattttatcatttgtgtcaatgcatagttagaggagtctaaaagtgaggaaacctcacttcctgtacatgtgttgtggaaggaagctcgtgtgggcaagagtcaagctgtcgatcccgaagttcagagagtttttactgaatgtgtaagtataatactgtgtctttaattaaatcaaatgttttttaatatataaatgattttttaatgtaaatgaattacaggagaccttgtcgcaatcggcatccaccggtgaggggagcgtacttagtagagcactagatgctcctgagtatccctgtcgggtgaggggtaagggtcatggtgtgactccaacctctttttacaagagtcctaggagaagaaatccttcaaatgaagaagtgttgcaaaagttggcggaattgcaagcacaagtctctgaattgcaaagagataaagagatgtatatgagagaaaagtgcaacacttcatcggtgaaagaaactagtgataaggctagtatcaactatcaaaggaaatttcccgaggtaattataattttttttccttttaaattgttctattttattaatgataatgactttatatttactattggtttagggcatttcatcttgccaactatacttatcggaaccgaattatcgactagttggcaagggaaaagtgcacaacactttgggagatttacttcaccatagaccgctcccggatggacacctgaaagtatcggtggatgttgtagtagatcatgatgcgatgctaccggtacctgacatggtctcagagacgacattgctgcgagatgcaataggatcatttgttgcatggacCTCgaagctcattaccattagtgatgaggtatattgaaaacgattatgaatcatttagttttcgaatgtcaattctaaaccgtttattaattattttttacattttaattttagactgctcctataaaacccacagttaagggtaaagggattttacaggaggaggagtctgttgcatcactaaaagaggtacatttaaagtgttcataattaatctgaatctaaatttgcatgattttatattttacctaatacttatatgatttttaggcatccgctcgggagtcacaacaagtgacgcagcaagttcgtaccgtacctctttttacaagagtcctaggagaagaaatccttcaaatgaagaagtgttacaaaagttggcggaattgcaagcacaagtctctgaattgcaaagagataaagagatgtatatgagagaaaagtgcaacacttcatcggtgaaagaaactagtgataaggctagtatcaactatcaaaggaaatttcccgaggtaattataatttttttccttttaaattgttctattttattaatgataatgactttatatttactattggtttagggcatttcatcttgccaactatacttatcggaaccgaattatcgactagttggcaagggaaaagtgcacaacacttttggagatttacttcaccatagaccgctcccggatggacacctgaaagtatcgatggatgttgtagtagatcatgatgcgatgctaccggtacctgacatggtctcagagacgacattgctgcgagatgcaataggatcatttgttgcatggccctcggagctcattaccattagtgatgaggtatattgaaaacgattatgaatcatttagttttcgaatgtcaattctaaaccgtttattaattattttttacattttaattttagactgctcctataaaacccacagttaagggtaaagggattttacaggaggaggagtctgttgcatcactaaaagaggtacatttaaagtgttcataattaatctgaatctaaatttgcatgattttatattttacctaatacttatatgatttttaggcatccgctcgggagtcacaacaagtgacgcagcaagttcgtaccgtaccacccactggtcctccgaagccagcgggaaaaaaaggcggtgcttttgtgcctcgatatcggtcgacgctcgcaacaatggttgatatgtccgatttgaaggattgtgctttacgtgaaatcgttatggatgaaagtgtcttcggtattgaattcaagtcacttattacaattgatgacttggaggagatttttaggcatgatcaactaggcgtcactaacatgcactcatacatccggtaatattcactcatccgatatattatttaattagtcccacaatataatttatttacacatttcaatgaaaataatctaatgtttattatgtttttatttaaggttgttgtatgacagagtgttgcgcgggaatccattgtctaacagattccgtttcgtgtcttccgcccattgcagcggaatggcaattgcttcggaaccggaatcagttagacagcacttagtcgatagattcatgtccatcGGCAATACAGAAATTCTGCATCTtttggcgtataatacccgaccagtagggttagtttctcattctttgttcatctaatctctgtttcttttgtgtatagcaaaattttcatatagcctattgttttaatttatagagcacactggttgctgcttgctatcaaccctataagggaagtcgtgtattatctgaattcggtaaatggtgaatggaccaattatccggccatgaaggacatcgttgatttgtaagtgggatcgttctaaatatatattcgtgtatatttatatatttacttatttgtgggattgatctaaacatatgcttttatatatttgttaattagatcaatacaagtgttccgaagtcaacgggacgcacaggtatcccgaactaaatctaacaacattacttggatccaagtgcaggtacattatttttcacaatgttgcttataatatatttatgctacttgataaaacaagacaactatagaatcttatttgtttttctatgtagtgtccgcaacagcgaaacagttacgattgcggatactttgtattgaggtttatgaaagaaatccttcaggcaaatcaattagagattccgctcacggtatgaatttataacttaagataatttcatataatttattacatttaactaaatgtatcattcatattatgtttttgttttgtaatacCTTGACGAATTTCGTactgctgggtacccgagacttaagttggaagaaataaaagaggatttgtgtcaattttatattaagcgctttttcatgta
The Vicia villosa cultivar HV-30 ecotype Madison, WI unplaced genomic scaffold, Vvil1.0 ctg.005052F_1_1, whole genome shotgun sequence DNA segment above includes these coding regions:
- the LOC131642458 gene encoding uncharacterized protein LOC131642458, with amino-acid sequence MYMREKCNTSSVKETSDKASINYQRKFPEGISSCQLYLSEPNYRLVGKGKVHNTFGDLLHHRPLPDGHLKVSMDVVVDHDAMLPVPDMVSETTLLRDAIGSFVAWPSELITISDEVY